A portion of the Nitrosopumilus sp. genome contains these proteins:
- a CDS encoding 50S ribosomal protein L16, which produces MHGANYREGRGQVFTRKEYIKGKPQIKIAKFQGGKRAIYEHCVQLLLKEKLQIRHMAIESARLAANKTLEKTTGELGYYSRLRIYPHNLLRENKQIATAGADRVSEGMRRSWGKATSLGARVKQGQCIMEMFVNGDAHVQAARKALQGACVKLPGTPLIKVIEWKKISP; this is translated from the coding sequence ATGCATGGTGCTAATTATAGAGAAGGACGTGGACAAGTGTTTACTAGAAAGGAGTACATCAAAGGTAAACCACAAATTAAAATTGCAAAATTTCAAGGCGGAAAAAGAGCAATATACGAGCATTGTGTTCAATTATTACTAAAAGAGAAATTACAGATTCGACATATGGCAATTGAATCAGCCAGATTAGCAGCCAACAAAACATTAGAAAAAACAACTGGTGAATTAGGCTATTATTCGCGACTTAGAATTTATCCACATAATCTTCTTAGAGAAAATAAACAAATTGCAACAGCAGGTGCAGACAGAGTTTCAGAAGGAATGAGAAGATCATGGGGCAAAGCTACTAGTTTGGGAGCCAGAGTAAAACAAGGACAATGTATTATGGAGATGTTTGTTAATGGAGATGCTCACGTACAAGCTGCAAGAAAAGCACTTCAAGGTGCTTGTGTAAAATTACCAGGAACCCCATTGATCAAAGTGATCGAGTGGAAGAAAATATCACCATAA
- the endA gene encoding tRNA-intron lyase, which yields MEEPLLVTGNLISDQACISDKTMIHELDLKGFGEIENEKLFLQSFETLYLLYTKRLILKKGKKQIDFDSFMGLCHKIDSEILTKFLIYRDLRNRGYVVKDGFGFGFDFRVYERGQFGEKGAKFLVFGLNEGQQEKMGILQKKIEEITQMGKEPIIAVIERRGEVIYYKINRINFNENKSGLDEPLNI from the coding sequence GTGGAAGAACCTCTACTAGTAACTGGCAATTTAATTTCCGATCAAGCATGTATCTCAGATAAGACCATGATACACGAGCTAGATCTTAAGGGGTTTGGAGAAATTGAAAATGAAAAATTATTTTTACAATCATTTGAAACTCTTTATCTGTTATACACTAAAAGACTGATTTTAAAGAAAGGAAAAAAGCAGATTGATTTTGATTCTTTTATGGGTCTTTGTCATAAAATTGACTCTGAAATCCTTACTAAATTCCTGATTTATCGTGATCTCCGTAACCGAGGATATGTTGTAAAAGACGGTTTTGGCTTTGGTTTTGATTTTAGAGTTTATGAACGAGGACAGTTTGGAGAAAAAGGTGCAAAGTTTCTAGTCTTTGGTCTTAATGAAGGACAGCAAGAAAAAATGGGAATCCTTCAGAAAAAGATTGAAGAGATAACTCAAATGGGAAAAGAACCAATTATTGCAGTAATTGAGAGACGTGGTGAAGTAATCTATTATAAAATTAATAGAATTAATTTTAATGAAAACAAGTCTGGCTTAGATGAACCACTCAATATTTAA
- a CDS encoding arginase family protein — MEKICWNNSQYLDSDIVIIGIPDESKSHSLREGTSRAPDQIRKTSNLVDSYMRDEKKSIGLPTNGISKNVFDYGNIARDKIPQTFEKIFFDSKIPVSIGGDHSMSSQIIKQLAQKSNKISLVYFDAHPDFITSTKNYHGSVFGDVLDCIEQETSVQIGIRTPEQEELDNLKKHQIHLITPFDIAEKSISKISQKILDIIGDSVYVSFDMDCIDPSHAPGVSVPVPMGISSVDAIYLLKKIVGKGILGMDLVEVCPTYDINNRTSHLASRMIGEVISSVK, encoded by the coding sequence ATGGAAAAAATATGTTGGAACAATTCACAATATCTTGATAGTGATATTGTAATAATTGGAATTCCTGATGAATCCAAATCTCATTCACTACGAGAAGGAACTTCAAGGGCTCCTGATCAAATAAGAAAAACCTCCAATCTTGTAGATTCCTACATGAGAGATGAAAAAAAATCCATTGGACTTCCAACGAATGGGATTTCCAAAAATGTCTTTGATTATGGTAATATTGCTAGAGATAAAATTCCACAAACATTTGAAAAAATATTTTTTGATTCTAAAATTCCCGTATCTATAGGCGGTGACCATTCCATGAGCTCACAGATTATCAAACAACTTGCACAAAAATCAAATAAAATATCTTTGGTATATTTTGATGCTCATCCTGATTTTATTACATCAACTAAGAATTACCATGGCTCTGTTTTTGGGGATGTTTTAGATTGTATTGAACAAGAAACTAGTGTTCAAATTGGAATTAGAACTCCTGAACAAGAGGAATTGGATAACCTAAAAAAACATCAAATACATCTCATAACACCTTTTGATATTGCAGAAAAATCCATTTCTAAAATATCTCAAAAGATACTTGACATTATTGGAGATTCGGTATATGTCTCATTTGACATGGATTGTATAGACCCTTCTCATGCACCTGGCGTCTCTGTTCCTGTACCTATGGGTATATCTAGTGTAGATGCAATCTATCTTCTCAAAAAAATTGTAGGCAAAGGCATTCTGGGAATGGATCTAGTAGAGGTGTGCCCTACATATGATATCAACAATCGAACATCTCATCTTGCATCTAGGATGATTGGTGAGGTAATATCCTCAGTCAAATAA
- a CDS encoding proline dehydrogenase family protein, translating to MVNALRMMEKLLFKFAKQWIAGDDIDDALTSAKEAYKNGRHAIINKLGEYHKTNDPIEKTTIEYEKIISSFRKWNVRGAISIKPTQVGMSINCKTCLKNFERLIDSASSSHVFVWIDMESSEHTDDTIQLYYDLFSRYERLGIAIQANLKRSVDDVKDLIRHGAKIRIVKGAYKEKNRIAYKTRKKVDQNFLKIMKLLFRDANEFAVATHDLKLIDDAISLSKKYLKKFEFQLLKGVRDELKPKLVKQGFMVSDYIPYGTNWLPYSIRRLRERKRNILLLGNSFIQSHKV from the coding sequence ATGGTAAATGCACTAAGGATGATGGAGAAACTTCTTTTCAAGTTTGCAAAGCAGTGGATTGCAGGAGATGATATTGATGATGCACTGACATCTGCAAAAGAAGCATACAAGAATGGCAGACATGCAATAATCAATAAACTTGGAGAATATCATAAAACTAATGATCCTATAGAAAAAACAACCATAGAGTACGAGAAGATAATTTCATCATTTAGAAAGTGGAATGTAAGGGGAGCTATATCAATAAAGCCTACACAGGTTGGAATGTCAATAAATTGCAAAACATGTCTTAAAAATTTTGAGAGGTTAATTGATTCAGCCTCAAGTTCACATGTATTTGTATGGATTGATATGGAATCATCAGAACATACAGATGATACAATTCAGCTTTACTATGATCTGTTTTCCAGATACGAGAGATTAGGGATAGCAATTCAGGCCAATCTGAAGCGTAGTGTTGATGATGTAAAAGATCTCATTAGGCACGGAGCAAAGATTAGAATTGTAAAGGGGGCATATAAAGAAAAAAATAGAATTGCATACAAAACAAGAAAAAAAGTAGACCAAAATTTTCTAAAAATCATGAAATTGTTGTTCAGAGATGCAAATGAGTTTGCAGTTGCAACTCATGATTTAAAATTAATTGATGATGCTATTTCATTATCAAAAAAATATCTGAAAAAATTCGAGTTTCAGTTACTAAAAGGAGTCAGAGATGAACTAAAACCAAAACTAGTAAAACAAGGATTCATGGTATCAGATTACATTCCGTACGGAACAAACTGGCTTCCATATTCAATTAGGAGACTACGTGAAAGAAAGAGAAACATACTATTGTTAGGAAATTCGTTTATTCAATCACACAAGGTTTGA
- a CDS encoding flippase-like domain-containing protein: protein MKGLDLLKGNIIWVVLGSAIFYIIFILYSDINKISEQFLHIKIELVFLVFLFGIISHTIKSIRQKEFLQMLDEKISFKQNLIIYLAGMSLIFTPGGVGVFIKSHFLKNQLKITNNKSFAVIFLERYHDLLAATSIVLFSFVISFSWISFLMVIISCFLLVVIYLVIVNLNIFSFVHKKLSIIKFLKTRLPEINLNESFFILTRPKTMTKGWLISVAGWILDSLAVYVGFLALGIDLGYVLTSQIYLTSLGYGVLSLIPGGIGVTEGIADYLLVQQGLTISVASSLVIFTRLATIWFSTSIGVIFTRFALKQKTTI from the coding sequence ATGAAAGGTTTGGATCTGTTAAAGGGAAATATTATCTGGGTTGTGCTAGGAAGTGCCATTTTTTATATTATTTTTATCTTGTATTCTGATATCAATAAAATTTCAGAACAATTTTTGCATATTAAAATTGAATTAGTTTTTTTGGTATTTCTTTTTGGGATAATCTCACACACAATAAAGAGTATACGTCAAAAAGAATTTCTTCAAATGCTTGATGAAAAAATATCCTTTAAACAAAATTTGATTATTTATCTAGCTGGAATGTCATTAATTTTTACTCCTGGTGGAGTAGGAGTGTTTATAAAATCTCATTTTTTAAAAAACCAATTAAAAATAACCAACAACAAATCATTTGCAGTAATTTTTCTAGAACGTTATCATGACCTACTTGCTGCTACCAGTATTGTCCTTTTTAGTTTTGTAATATCATTTAGTTGGATATCTTTTCTAATGGTCATAATTTCCTGCTTTTTACTAGTTGTAATTTATCTTGTTATTGTCAATCTGAATATTTTTTCTTTTGTTCATAAAAAACTATCAATAATAAAATTTCTAAAAACTAGACTGCCTGAAATAAATCTTAATGAATCATTTTTTATTTTGACCAGACCTAAAACCATGACTAAGGGATGGTTGATAAGTGTAGCCGGATGGATTTTGGATTCATTGGCAGTATATGTTGGATTCTTGGCATTAGGTATTGATCTAGGATATGTTCTGACATCTCAAATCTATCTCACTTCATTAGGATATGGAGTTTTGTCTTTAATACCTGGAGGAATTGGTGTTACTGAAGGGATTGCAGATTATTTGTTAGTTCAGCAAGGATTGACTATTTCGGTTGCATCATCACTAGTTATATTTACAAGACTTGCAACAATATGGTTTTCTACAAGCATCGGAGTAATTTTCACTCGTTTTGCATTAAAACAAAAAACCACTATCTGA
- a CDS encoding deoxyhypusine synthase, with protein sequence MIEPGNPVKDIQIDSNTSIEEIFKEMSKSGGFESVNLTDGLDILTDMISDKQCLKFVSFVAAIVSTGTRGIIKDMIKNKWFDVAMVTCGSLDHDIAKHFSHYKEGSFTMDDAELSNQGIHRLGNVLVPMESYGPLIEEKIQSFLEEEYQKGTKEMTTADITKMIGKHLGEDSYLYWAYKNDVKVIVPGIMDGAVGSQIWMFTQKHNDFKLNMIGDANLISGLIFKAEKSGAFMIGGGISKHHTLWWNQYRDGLDYAFYITTAQEFDGSLSGALVKEAISWGKVTQNAKHATLHAEVTTILPFIYAALISRLQK encoded by the coding sequence ATGATAGAACCAGGGAATCCAGTAAAAGATATCCAGATTGACTCAAACACCTCAATAGAGGAAATTTTTAAGGAGATGTCCAAATCAGGAGGATTTGAATCAGTGAATTTAACAGACGGGTTAGATATACTGACTGATATGATTTCAGATAAACAATGTTTGAAATTTGTCTCATTTGTTGCAGCCATAGTTTCTACAGGTACCAGAGGAATCATCAAGGATATGATCAAAAACAAATGGTTTGATGTAGCTATGGTCACATGTGGATCATTGGATCATGACATTGCAAAACATTTTTCACATTACAAAGAAGGGTCATTTACAATGGATGATGCAGAATTATCAAACCAAGGTATACACAGATTAGGCAATGTGCTTGTTCCAATGGAGAGTTATGGACCTCTCATTGAAGAAAAGATCCAATCATTTTTGGAAGAAGAATATCAAAAGGGAACAAAGGAAATGACCACAGCTGACATAACCAAGATGATTGGAAAACATCTAGGAGAGGACTCTTATCTCTATTGGGCATACAAAAATGATGTCAAAGTAATAGTTCCAGGCATAATGGATGGTGCAGTAGGAAGCCAAATTTGGATGTTCACGCAAAAACATAATGATTTCAAACTAAATATGATCGGAGATGCGAATCTTATTTCAGGACTGATTTTCAAAGCTGAGAAATCAGGGGCATTTATGATTGGCGGAGGAATATCTAAACATCATACATTATGGTGGAATCAATACAGAGACGGACTAGATTATGCATTTTACATTACAACTGCACAAGAATTTGACGGAAGCCTAAGTGGTGCATTAGTTAAAGAGGCAATATCATGGGGTAAAGTGACACAAAATGCAAAACATGCAACTCTACATGCAGAAGTAACAACAATTTTACCATTCATTTATGCAGCATTAATTTCAAGATTACAAAAATAG
- a CDS encoding DNA repair helicase gives MGLRELDLKEEYRSDRDDIVAEFFLPCLSNCVEYDRCVDVLSIHTLVRISMAFDNFAQGKAKLRMITGHRFRASELTLLTKLFSEKEIKTFNNKLIKDSKIKKVKNIIDNEQVEIKIAIPNSEQISDSFSERIGIFKDAHGDVVAFTGTSRGTVPTQTRDFESVDVFTSWNDQSRVERKMKDFEDLWQNKTKYVEVYDFKYAEKNNLLKYSSEWIMHD, from the coding sequence TTGGGGCTAAGAGAACTAGATCTTAAAGAGGAATATAGATCAGATAGAGATGATATTGTTGCAGAGTTTTTCCTTCCTTGTCTAAGCAATTGCGTAGAATATGATAGATGTGTTGATGTTTTATCAATTCATACACTAGTTAGAATATCTATGGCATTTGATAATTTCGCCCAAGGTAAAGCAAAATTAAGGATGATAACAGGTCATAGATTCAGAGCATCAGAATTAACTTTGCTCACAAAACTCTTTTCTGAAAAAGAAATAAAAACATTCAACAATAAATTAATTAAAGATTCTAAAATAAAAAAAGTAAAAAACATCATAGATAATGAACAAGTAGAAATAAAAATTGCAATTCCAAATTCAGAACAGATATCAGATTCATTCTCAGAAAGAATAGGAATTTTTAAAGACGCGCATGGTGATGTAGTTGCATTTACTGGAACTTCAAGAGGAACAGTACCTACTCAAACTAGAGATTTTGAATCAGTAGATGTTTTCACATCATGGAATGACCAATCACGTGTTGAAAGAAAGATGAAAGATTTTGAAGATCTTTGGCAGAACAAAACAAAATATGTTGAAGTGTATGATTTTAAGTATGCAGAAAAAAATAATCTTCTAAAATATTCATCCGAATGGATTATGCATGATTAA
- a CDS encoding aldehyde dehydrogenase family protein: MFENEYTWGNAVSQGKQDEFDKKFDDAVTCIKKKFGKQYPCIINGKKVFSENTFDVRSPSDTRLVLGTFPKIDESQTKEAITSAKNAFEKWSNVSYQKRSNIFKQTANEFSKLKFELAAWMSFENGKTRIEAINDVDEAIDFMRFYSFQLEKNEGFCKQTPHPNPHEKTRTVLKPYGVWGIISPFNFPSAIAIGMTTGALLTGNTAVLKPASATPLSSYFFIESIVEKLPQGVINFVTGDGTVVGKMLIESNDIDGIAFTGSQAVGMMGFKKFTKKTSKPFIAEMGGKNPVIVTNNADLDKASEGVMRAAFGFGGQKCSACSRVYVQKNVSQQFLKKIIEKSASLKIGMPWNRETFLGPVINNDSISKFENAVNLAKKDGKIIFGGNKITNSECENGYFVQPTIVTDLPKDHKLVTEELFLPFLCIDTYDDFDEAITLANKSEYGLTAGIFSEDKNQINKFFEKIQAGTVYANRESSATTAALVQSQPFVGWKSSGITGKGAGGEHYLQQFMRSQTQTLCD; the protein is encoded by the coding sequence ATGTTTGAAAATGAATATACTTGGGGCAATGCAGTATCCCAAGGAAAACAAGATGAATTTGATAAAAAATTTGATGATGCTGTAACGTGTATTAAAAAAAAATTTGGGAAACAATATCCGTGCATAATTAATGGCAAAAAAGTCTTCTCAGAAAACACTTTTGATGTAAGGTCTCCGTCTGATACTAGACTTGTTCTTGGCACTTTTCCAAAAATTGATGAATCACAAACAAAAGAAGCCATAACTTCTGCAAAAAATGCTTTTGAGAAATGGAGTAATGTATCGTATCAAAAGAGATCTAATATTTTTAAACAAACTGCTAATGAATTTTCTAAATTAAAGTTTGAATTGGCAGCCTGGATGTCTTTTGAAAATGGAAAAACCAGAATTGAGGCAATAAATGATGTGGATGAGGCAATTGACTTTATGAGATTTTACTCATTCCAACTTGAGAAAAATGAGGGGTTTTGTAAACAAACTCCTCACCCAAACCCTCATGAAAAAACTAGGACTGTTCTCAAGCCTTATGGAGTGTGGGGAATAATCTCTCCTTTTAATTTTCCATCTGCAATTGCAATAGGAATGACAACTGGCGCGTTGCTTACTGGTAATACCGCTGTACTAAAACCAGCAAGTGCAACTCCGTTATCTTCATACTTTTTTATTGAATCTATTGTTGAAAAACTGCCGCAAGGTGTGATTAATTTTGTTACTGGTGATGGAACTGTTGTTGGAAAAATGCTCATTGAAAGTAACGATATTGATGGTATTGCATTTACTGGTTCTCAAGCTGTAGGGATGATGGGTTTCAAAAAATTCACAAAAAAAACGTCAAAACCATTCATTGCTGAAATGGGCGGAAAAAACCCTGTAATTGTTACAAACAATGCAGATTTGGACAAAGCATCTGAAGGTGTGATGCGTGCCGCATTTGGATTTGGGGGACAAAAATGCAGTGCATGTTCTCGCGTTTATGTGCAAAAGAATGTTTCTCAACAGTTTCTCAAAAAAATTATTGAAAAGAGTGCTTCATTAAAGATTGGCATGCCCTGGAATCGTGAAACATTTTTGGGTCCAGTAATTAACAATGATTCTATATCAAAATTTGAAAATGCCGTAAATCTTGCAAAAAAAGATGGCAAAATAATTTTTGGTGGAAACAAAATTACCAATTCGGAGTGTGAAAATGGTTATTTTGTTCAGCCAACTATTGTCACTGATCTTCCAAAAGATCATAAACTTGTGACTGAAGAATTGTTTTTGCCTTTTTTGTGCATTGATACTTATGATGATTTTGATGAAGCAATTACCTTAGCAAATAAATCTGAATATGGCCTAACTGCAGGAATTTTTTCAGAGGATAAAAATCAAATAAACAAATTCTTCGAAAAAATTCAAGCAGGAACTGTATATGCAAACAGAGAATCAAGTGCAACTACTGCTGCTCTTGTACAAAGTCAACCATTTGTTGGTTGGAAAAGCTCTGGAATTACTGGAAAAGGAGCTGGTGGGGAACATTACTTGCAACAATTTATGCGCTCACAAACTCAAACCTTGTGTGATTGA
- a CDS encoding YnfA family protein, which translates to MVEITTLGIFFFAALLEIGGGYLVWKWLKDHKTKIFGLVGALILFSYGVVMTLQPENFGKVYATYGGIFVVSSIIWGYWIDKKKPDRFEIIGSVIVLIGVSVIFYFPR; encoded by the coding sequence TTGGTCGAAATAACAACTCTTGGCATATTCTTTTTTGCAGCATTATTAGAAATCGGTGGAGGGTACTTAGTATGGAAATGGCTAAAAGATCATAAAACAAAAATTTTTGGATTGGTTGGAGCATTAATTCTATTTTCTTATGGAGTTGTCATGACTTTACAGCCTGAAAACTTTGGTAAAGTGTATGCAACATATGGTGGAATTTTTGTTGTATCATCAATAATCTGGGGATACTGGATTGACAAGAAAAAACCGGACAGATTTGAAATTATTGGTTCAGTAATTGTCTTGATTGGAGTTTCTGTGATATTTTATTTTCCAAGATAA
- a CDS encoding YnfA family protein: protein MTEKLDQILYSIMLFVLAGLCEIGGGYLVWLWLREDFSWILGAVGGFVLFLYGIVPTFQKARFHRVYAAYGGVFIAMSVFWGWLVDGVIPDNYDIIGAIIAMIGVLIIFYYPRKGEKIWSK from the coding sequence TTGACAGAAAAACTTGATCAGATTTTATATTCCATCATGTTGTTTGTTCTAGCTGGTCTTTGTGAGATTGGTGGAGGATACCTAGTATGGCTTTGGTTACGCGAAGACTTTAGTTGGATTTTAGGTGCAGTTGGAGGATTTGTGTTATTCTTGTATGGTATAGTTCCAACATTTCAGAAAGCTCGCTTTCACAGAGTCTATGCAGCATATGGCGGTGTTTTTATTGCAATGTCTGTGTTCTGGGGATGGTTAGTTGATGGAGTGATACCTGATAATTATGACATTATTGGAGCAATAATTGCAATGATTGGAGTTTTGATAATTTTCTACTATCCAAGAAAAGGAGAAAAAATTTGGTCGAAATAA
- a CDS encoding universal stress protein gives MSKKIMVCLDGSKHSLRGLDTAILFAKQSDATIVGVHSDTSFSAFSAVRAPILPEEKWTNGVQKIMHFAKKKVEKNKIKFEGIVIGGHTSGIDLTTFANNPKNKIDQIVIGSRGMGFPKELFFGSTSNFILHKAKAPVTVVK, from the coding sequence ATGAGTAAGAAAATTATGGTTTGCTTGGATGGGTCAAAGCATTCTTTACGTGGATTAGATACTGCAATCTTGTTTGCAAAACAGTCTGATGCCACAATCGTTGGAGTTCATAGTGACACAAGTTTTAGTGCATTTTCTGCTGTTCGTGCACCTATACTTCCAGAGGAAAAATGGACAAATGGAGTACAAAAAATAATGCATTTTGCAAAGAAAAAAGTAGAAAAAAATAAAATTAAATTTGAAGGAATTGTAATAGGAGGGCATACTTCAGGTATTGACTTGACCACATTTGCTAATAATCCTAAAAACAAGATTGATCAAATTGTCATAGGATCAAGAGGAATGGGGTTTCCAAAGGAATTGTTTTTTGGAAGCACGTCAAACTTTATCCTACATAAGGCAAAGGCTCCAGTAACTGTAGTGAAATAA
- a CDS encoding SMP-30/gluconolactonase/LRE family protein: MNSGKSNTKKLVIIGIVIATIIIGISAYLVTSEPIQPKVMITPITAGPYYVDIPIIFTSSFNNTNGYNFDKYEYQWDFGDGNKQNIVGNQEIYHTYTNGVHKQVQLVVKENDKVIDIDKIDLEINPIHYISQFGHYGSGDKEFHISNGIAINSKGNLYVVDQVNNRVQIFDSDGNFLDQIGGQKNPQIKFESPHGIAIDDNDNIYIADLGHQKIIVLDYNGNLKFEFGSLCNALSGEYCYDPDEEGPLEKGDGQFHAPYDIALDSQNNIYVTDVTSSFVQKFDSNGTFLKKWGGLGISNDQFISSHGIAIDDNDIVYVSDHGNNRIQVFDSDGNWLNSFINNDLEGKIIFDEPRGLNIHENIMYVTNGGTHDNIIAFDIKNGVRLFEFGSFCKMDENSECRDLDGENGGLRIGDMQFNEPHDMAINKDGKIFVTDGFNHRVQVFSIKQ; this comes from the coding sequence TTGAATAGTGGTAAATCCAATACTAAAAAATTGGTTATTATTGGCATTGTAATTGCAACAATCATTATCGGGATTTCAGCTTATCTGGTTACTAGTGAACCTATACAACCCAAAGTAATGATTACTCCAATAACTGCAGGTCCATACTATGTTGACATTCCAATAATCTTTACCTCTAGTTTCAACAATACTAATGGATATAATTTTGATAAATATGAATATCAATGGGATTTTGGTGATGGAAATAAACAAAATATTGTTGGTAATCAAGAGATCTATCACACATATACAAATGGAGTTCACAAACAAGTGCAACTAGTAGTCAAAGAAAATGATAAAGTGATTGATATCGATAAAATTGATTTGGAGATTAATCCAATTCACTATATTTCACAGTTTGGACATTATGGATCGGGTGACAAAGAATTTCACATCTCAAATGGAATTGCAATAAACAGCAAAGGTAATCTCTATGTTGTTGATCAAGTAAACAATAGAGTTCAGATATTTGATTCAGATGGGAATTTTCTTGATCAAATCGGTGGCCAAAAAAATCCACAAATAAAATTTGAAAGTCCACACGGAATAGCAATAGATGATAATGATAATATTTACATTGCAGATCTAGGACACCAAAAGATAATTGTTTTAGATTATAATGGAAATCTAAAATTTGAATTTGGTTCATTGTGTAATGCTTTATCAGGGGAATATTGCTATGATCCTGATGAAGAGGGGCCACTGGAAAAAGGTGATGGTCAGTTCCATGCACCTTATGATATTGCACTAGATAGTCAAAACAACATCTATGTTACGGACGTGACTAGTTCTTTTGTTCAAAAATTTGATTCAAATGGAACATTTCTAAAAAAATGGGGCGGGCTAGGAATATCTAATGACCAATTCATAAGCTCACACGGAATTGCAATAGATGATAATGATATTGTCTATGTGTCTGATCATGGAAATAATCGGATTCAGGTTTTTGATTCAGATGGCAATTGGCTTAACTCATTTATCAATAATGATTTAGAGGGTAAAATTATTTTTGATGAACCACGGGGTTTGAACATACATGAAAATATCATGTATGTCACTAATGGTGGCACACATGACAACATAATTGCTTTTGATATAAAAAATGGCGTTAGGCTTTTTGAATTTGGTTCTTTTTGTAAGATGGATGAGAATTCTGAATGCAGAGATTTAGATGGAGAAAATGGAGGATTACGTATAGGAGATATGCAGTTTAATGAACCACATGACATGGCTATCAATAAGGATGGAAAAATCTTTGTTACCGATGGATTTAATCACAGGGTTCAGGTTTTTTCAATCAAGCAATAA